A single Deinococcus betulae DNA region contains:
- a CDS encoding ABC transporter ATP-binding protein produces the protein MIHVQNLRKTFTAQGGSWLRPQRRVHEAVRDISFTVQPGEVVGYLGPNGAGKSTTVKILTGLLVPDSGEVTVGGLMPWKARRAHVARLGAVFGQRTTLWWDLPVRDSLDLLRHVYRVPAARHAENLRLFTDLLDLGPFLATPARALSLGQRMRADLAAALLHDPELLFLDEPTVGLDVVAKERIREFVAHINAQRGVTVLLTTHDLGDVERLARRVLIIDHGQLLYDGDLGPLQARYGQGRELHVEYEAPPTEPQVPGLTLLGADGPRARYAFSGAAAGPIALVTAHAPVRDLTVQEPNIEATIRRIYEGGLLRRAVG, from the coding sequence ATGATTCACGTTCAGAACCTCCGCAAGACCTTTACGGCGCAGGGCGGCTCCTGGCTCCGGCCTCAGCGGCGCGTCCACGAGGCGGTGCGGGACATCTCGTTTACCGTGCAGCCCGGCGAGGTTGTGGGTTACCTGGGGCCAAACGGCGCAGGCAAAAGCACCACCGTCAAAATCCTGACCGGGCTGCTGGTCCCCGACAGCGGGGAAGTGACCGTGGGCGGTCTAATGCCCTGGAAAGCCCGGCGGGCACATGTGGCCCGGCTGGGCGCAGTGTTCGGGCAGCGCACGACCCTGTGGTGGGACCTGCCGGTGCGGGACAGTCTGGACCTGCTGCGTCACGTCTACCGCGTGCCGGCCGCCCGGCACGCCGAGAATCTACGCCTCTTTACCGATCTGCTGGACCTGGGGCCGTTTTTGGCGACGCCAGCCCGCGCCCTCAGTCTGGGCCAGCGGATGCGCGCCGACCTGGCCGCTGCCCTGCTGCACGACCCTGAACTGCTGTTTCTGGACGAACCCACTGTGGGGCTGGATGTGGTCGCCAAGGAGCGAATCCGCGAATTTGTGGCGCATATCAATGCTCAGCGCGGCGTCACGGTGCTGCTCACCACGCATGACCTGGGCGACGTGGAGCGGCTGGCCCGGCGCGTCCTGATTATTGACCACGGTCAGCTCCTCTATGACGGCGATCTGGGACCGCTTCAGGCCCGCTACGGCCAGGGGCGCGAACTTCATGTGGAATACGAGGCGCCGCCCACCGAGCCTCAGGTGCCGGGCCTGACGCTGCTGGGCGCCGATGGCCCGCGCGCCCGCTACGCCTTCAGTGGCGCGGCGGCGGGGCCGATTGCCCTGGTGACCGCCCACGCCCCGGTGCGCGACCTGACGGTGCAGGAGCCGAATATCGAAGCCACCATCCGCCGCATTTACGAGGGCGGGTTGCTGCGCCGGGCGGTAGGGTAG
- a CDS encoding ABC transporter permease → MARAAGLWAEVAHHAALYLRLLGVQVRSQATYRMALLLDALGTMLITVAEFAALALSLPRFGGLGGWNLGEIALLYGLAELAFVLMDLLFGGFDAPNLSAHVRAGSFSTFLLRPVPLVVQVFGSDFALRRVARIGLAAAVLSYGLIHTAHAWTFGDALLLTGSVLGMICFFGGLFVIGGTLTFWTVDSVEAMNVLTYGGRTLISYPMDIYGQWLRKTFTYVIPAAFLSYFPVLHILGRPLPDGLPPAAAFLSPLVGPLLLAAAFVFWRVGVRRYQGTGT, encoded by the coding sequence GTGGCTAGGGCCGCCGGGCTCTGGGCCGAAGTGGCGCACCACGCGGCGCTGTACCTGCGGCTGCTGGGCGTGCAGGTGCGGTCTCAGGCGACCTACCGCATGGCGCTGCTGCTGGACGCCCTGGGGACCATGCTGATTACCGTCGCCGAATTTGCCGCGCTGGCCCTCTCCCTGCCCCGCTTTGGCGGCCTGGGCGGCTGGAACCTGGGTGAGATTGCCCTGCTGTACGGCCTGGCCGAACTGGCCTTTGTGCTGATGGACCTGCTGTTCGGCGGCTTTGACGCCCCCAACCTCTCGGCCCACGTGCGTGCGGGCAGCTTTTCCACGTTTTTGCTGCGTCCGGTGCCGCTGGTCGTGCAGGTGTTCGGCTCTGACTTTGCCCTGCGCCGGGTGGCGCGGATTGGGCTGGCCGCCGCCGTCCTGAGCTACGGCCTGATCCACACCGCCCACGCCTGGACCTTTGGCGACGCTCTGCTGCTGACGGGCAGCGTGCTGGGCATGATCTGCTTTTTTGGCGGCCTGTTTGTCATTGGCGGCACGCTGACCTTCTGGACCGTGGACAGCGTGGAGGCCATGAACGTGCTGACCTACGGCGGGCGCACACTCATCAGCTACCCCATGGACATCTACGGCCAGTGGCTGCGCAAGACCTTTACCTACGTCATTCCCGCCGCGTTTCTGTCGTATTTTCCCGTGCTGCACATCCTGGGCCGTCCTCTGCCCGACGGCTTGCCCCCGGCGGCCGCCTTCTTGTCACCACTGGTCGGGCCGCTTCTGCTGGCCGCCGCGTTCGTCTTCTGGCGCGTGGGCGTGCGCCGCTATCAGGGCACCGGAACCTAA